CTGCTCagctgatgagtgtgtgtgtctattttCAGTTCTGTGCAACATGAGCAGTGCGTCTTAATatatccacacaaacacacacatacacacatacacacacacttttgcatGTGTTTTAACATTCAGATACATCTTACAAACATATGACTTTAGAAACCATGTGGGGGAGGTGGGTAGGTGGTGGGTACACACAAATTATGCATTCTATATATTCATAACATTTCGgcttaaagtaaaaataatcatGTTGAACATAACAGGAATTCTGTCCCAGTTAATGTTTgaggtgtgtaatgtgtaatgtttTTTGTTCTGCTAAAACATAAAAGCATATCTGACAagtttttacttctaaaaataACCATCAATCAGAAGTACAAAATAGTTTCAGCACAAAAAACAGTTTCAGCTCAAAAAACAGTGGTGgctaattatactgtataaatccAGCTGTATTGCTATCATGATGTTTACAGTAGAGTATCGTAAGCAGTTAGTCATTACATTATCTAATCAAAAGCTAAAATTAGATTTAGCACCACAAAATAtgctaaaatatttataaaaacaaaaatcaaacCTGATTCTGTTATCTACAATTCcttgcaagtgagatgaactggagacactaaactgtccaagactgtgtttgatataaccttatgaactgatgaaccttgtgtaatgagtaactactgttcctttcatgaatgtaaccaaagtgtaaaacatgacattaaaatcctaataaacaaatatatacaattcatatatacagtatattaaaccactttcatttttataattCACTTTCATTACAAATATCCACTTTACATTTGTACACAGTGTCTTTGTTCTTATAAatatcaaaaaataaatatatgtctATTCAACATTTTGAATAGACATATACACATAGAAGACAGGTTCTTACTGAACTTCATCTTTATGTTCGTAGTTAGGTAAACACTACCTTAATCTTGGGGCAGAGTCAGACGCTGATGTAAATAACAGACTGGCTGTCGATTGGTTAGTAAAAGCAGCAAAACAGGGACGAAGAGATGCAGCTAAACTACTGCAACTTTGCTGGATCCAGAGAAAAGGtaaacaatttattttaaacatacacacaactcaCAACCACAATTTATACCTGCCgttttatattttgtgtttgtgtttcaaaATGCTGTACATTTTCCCAATCCTAGGCTTTTTTATTTATCGCTTAATCTGACCCCTGACTCTGCAGGTATCACCCCTGAAAATGAGGAAGAAGTGCGAACCCTGTCGAGGGAATCAAAGTTTGAGCAAGCAGTTCGGAGAGCAGCCATGATGATGTACTGGAAACTGAACCCAGACAGAAAAGAGAAACTGGATAAGAGTGAGATACTGCAGAACTTCAGTCAAGTCAATGCTGATCCAGGTAcgaacacacaataatacacacaaatacacatagcCCTATAGGACACCTCAGAGACCTTCAGAGACGATCTGCTTATCTCTGAGCTCATCTAGATCATGAGGTGTCTGAAGCTTCCTGTACTGAACAAGAACGGGATTGATGTAGGATTAGTGATATATAACGGCTGTGTGGTTTACAGTGATTATGTTGTCAgtgtttattgtattattacagaAAGCAGGTATAGTGGAGCTCCAGATGTGCAGACTCAGAGGAAAATTCTGGAATCCATGGTGTCTAATCAAAGTATGTGTGTTTCTAACGTTCAATatctaaaacacttaaaaagaacaatgttaattaaaaaaaaagtgctgtgtgtgtttgtgtgactgtatctgtatgtgtgtatgtagaagATTCCTCATTTATGGATGTAGAAGGTTTTGTGGAAATgacaaaaaaatacacacagaacatcacacatACTGGACAGGGAAATGAGACAGAGACAAACGGCGCAACAGGAGGAATGAGGGAGTGGAACCATATAACAGCACTCGATAAGGTACACATTGCCCTACAACAccacacataataataataataatacaaattttaaagaataaacatttacaaacatggaAACACTCTACACGTGGCATTCTAACTCACCCAAAAGCCAGGGTTTTGAACAAGGCTGCAGAtgaacattacatttacattttaggcatttagcagacgcctttatccaaagcgacttacgttacagttacagtatacagtctgagcaattaagggttaagggccttgctcaaggacccaacagcagcaacatggtagtggtggggcttgaaccagcaaccttttgattactagtccagtaccttaaccactaggctatggctagCATGTAACTTAAAGAGGGGGAATAGTCCACAGCTTGGGGCCAGCGACACTGAATGCCCTGTCACCAAGTGTATGCAGTTTAGAGGGAGGAACTTTGAGCAGATGCAAGTTGGAAGAGCGAAGAGACAATGACACAAGCAGACTATCAAGATAAGACGGTGCGAGGCCATGTAAAGATATGTGAATATGCCAGTGAATACGTTTCAGAGTTGCTCCCAGGATCTAGTATGGGTTAAAATCCTTGCCGCTGAATTTTGCACATACTGCAGCCTGTTCAAAACCCGAACATGGAGTCCATTAAGTTCAGGAGTGCAGTAGTCAATTCTAGATGTTACAAATGCATGGATAATAGTCTCAGCAGCATatgagagaaagagatggaTCCTGGTGATGTTCTTTAGATGGAAAAAGGTTACCTTACATACGCACACTTCACTAGAGACGATGGGCATCGCCAAGGCCATGTTAAGCCCATGAGCTTAACAGAAGCAGCATCTAGGTGTTTGTAGACCAGGAGCTCTATGTTTGCCTTATCTGACCACAGGACTAGGTTCTAGTCAGTTCCAGTAGTATCTGTGATTAGATGAACAAAATACATAAGTTGGTATTGAGGTGGTATCTTAACTGTAGACTTAAAAACTtgcctttattttctttatcacatgtaaaatatacactcactgagcaccTTATTAgatacacacatttattattattttataagctatacCCACGATACAGATGAAATTTgtgtgtatacaattactgtctgttgcCCATACCACTTTGTCACCATCTCTATTCCCTATTACGAGTGCTAACAGTCTAGCATGGATAAAAAGGACAGGAAGTTTAAACAGTAACTAAatctcccaacaacactgctgcacctcatactagtacaacacacactatcatgtcATTATTATACCATAGTGTCCCTGCAGTACTGAGAAAAATATCTGGTCTGATGTGGTCCGAGGGGGTGCCTATTGACTAATATGTGAGGTACAGTGAAGTGAAAAAATGTACAGCGCAACAAATGGGCTCAAGTCAGTAATTgcatacccacaaagttcatctgcaTAGTAGGTATAGCTTATAAAAGTGCCAGGTGAGTACAATATGTTATTCAATGTTTGATGGCTGTTAcctgtgtaatgtttgtgtagGAACAGAAGGAGGCGTATCCTGTTCCTCAGAAGAAGAGCAGCTGGCCGGGCCAGATGATGCTGGATACCAAACACAGCATGAAGAAGGCCATGGACATTAAATCATACTTTTTGGTACAATAGCTTTACTTTCTTATTAAACACACTTTTTGTTAAACCCTTTCAACGTCCTAGTTAaccaagtaaaaaataaaatgtttgtccAGGGACTGCAGTACCCACTTCACCTGATCCTGGAGATGAAGGAGCACCTGATCGACTGGGCGTCTCGTGCAGGAGTGCAGTGGTTGAGCACCATCATTCCTACCCAGCATGTAAACGcccttgttttctttttcatcaTCTCCAACCTGAGCGTGAACCTCTTTTTCTTCTTCATCCCTTTGCTCACTTTCTACCTGGCATTCATCTCCATGGCCATCTGCACCTTGCGCATCTTCCGAAGCAGTAAATGTTGGCAGAACTTCAGTGCCCTGGCAGCTTTGCTCAGGCATTTTGAACCCGAGTTAGACGTAGAGTCTCATTTCGGGTGGAACCAGCTGGAGCAGCACCTATACTTTTTggtttctgtgtgttttgtgaTTTTCAGCTTCCCATTGGCAGATAAACGCTGGATCCCATGTTCTGAGCTTTGCACAGTTGCTATCATATTCACAGCTCTGAGTTATGCCTCTCTGACTCCAGCCGCGGCTTCATACACCCGCTGGGCACTCATCATTGAGGTGGCATCTTCGCTCTGTGGCCTGACCAGTCGCCTTCCTGAGGATTTTGTGATGTTGAGGATTCTGGGCAGAACATTTATGACGGTGCCTATTGGAGAGTCGGTGGTGCTGACCATCAGCCTGCCATGTCTGCTGTACATTTATCTGTTCTACCTATTTTTTAGGTGAGATACACACACCAGTAGTATCTTATTAACATTCAACACAGTCATCCTATGTTAAACCTAAGAAAAATGTTCAGTGCGGTCAATGCTGAAAAAAAAAGAGCTGTTAGAAGTTGATGAGCAGCTTCATTATTACAATCCTAATTTTAAACAGCAAACCCTTCTATGTTGTTTAGTTATTTGTTacaagacccccccccccccccccccccttaagaATAATTAATactatctttatttaaaaatatttcagGAGTAATTAACGCAGATATGTAATGTGTTTATGAATATATTAGGTAATGTCAAAAAGTTATAATactttatgtttgttttgttcaGCATGGCACGTATGCACGGATTCCGAGGAACCTACTGCTTCCTGGTCCCATACCTGGTGTGTTTCATGTGGTTGGAGTTCTCTGTGGTTCTCCTGCAGCACTCAACTCTGATTGGTCTGATTCGCACCTGCGTGGCCTACTTTCTCATTCTTTTTGCTTTGCCCGTGCTGGCGATGGGCTTGGCGGTCATGTTGGTGATCCAGATGGTGAAGTGGTTTGTGGAACTGGAGCTGACAAAGCTGATGGTGACGTTGGCAGTGTGCGTGGTTCCCGTTACACTCCGCCTGTGGACTCGGTTCAGTTTATCGATTCTCAGCGTCTTACGTTCGGTTACACACAGGGGGCCGGTGAAGCTcattttgctgtgtttgtttgCCGTCCTGCTGGTTTGCCTGGGTTACGTGTACAGCGCAGAAGGGCTGAAGGTTTACAACTCCACGGTGACCTGGGAACAGTACGACTCAGTGTGTGGGCCGTCAGCATGGAAAGAGCAAGGCATCACTCGCACTCAGATCATATGCAGCCATCTAGAAGGTCACCGTGTCACCTGGCAAGGGAAGTTTCAGGGGGTCAGAGTTGCCGAGACAGAAAACGGTGCTCAGTCACTGATCAACCTGCTGCCGGTGTTTATGGCCGACTGGCTGCGCTGTCTCTACGGCAATGAGTACCCATCCTGTGAGGGGCGCAATGATACTACACCTGTGCAGAATCACATGAACGTTAACGCATCAGTTCTTCTCCAAATGCAGGAGGAAGAGGAGCTCTGCCGCATCAAATCTGTCGCTAAACATCGCTGCCACGTCAAACGTTTTGATAAGTACCGCTTTGAGGTGACCGTCAGGCGACAAGTATCCATGGGCGAGCCTGAAGACATCGAAGGAGACATTCTCCTTCTTGCCAGCCATGAGTTTAAACAGGTCCTCCTGAACCTGGATAAAGGAAGCATGGTGGAGTTTAGCACCAAACTGGAGGGGAAACTGGGATCCAAACAGCCAAGATTTGAACTGAAAGCTATTAACTGTCTGGACTGTAGTTCATCACTGCTGCCTGAAGGGGGCCAGGTTAAAATTGAACGGAACTGGAGAAAAAGTGTGCAGGCTGCCTTGAAATTTGCTTTCGATTTCTTCTTCTCACCCCTGCTTTCTGCCAGGATCAGGGTCTGATGGAATGTGATGCCAAGATAAAGAGAACTGCTGATTAAATGTTAGTTTGAACCATCGGTGGAATGCTTGTTGTCCATTTGCTGTGatggctttgtttttttttgttttttggctGGTTTTAGTGTGAAGTCATAAAATTCATTTCAGAAACAAACCGCAGATGTGAGAAGATATTTGCTGGAAGTGTGGttggttttaattttttttggtaCCACATGGACAGTATGCTATATTTTTGGACATTTATAAAAAACAGTGTTCGGATGTAGTTATTAATAGAGCAGCAGACTTTTAAAACTATAACATTTtaactgttattaaaattatattataaataaaacttcTTTTTTTACCCCCCTCAATTTTCCTTGCATTAcgttctctctactgatgttgaccttcactctgactgaggagagccatgactaacaaatgccccctccgacacatgtgcagtagccgtctgcatcttttcacctgcacgaggtgagttcatatgtggatcagcttcgtgtacagagagacacactctgatcctcattatccctcggCTTTGtgtaggcaccatcaatcagccagcagaggtcgtaattgcatcagttataaggaatcccctccggcaccccACCTTGTGAACAATggccaaaataaaacaattctaACTCTAATTTTAAATCACCAGTAAGTTCATATAAAGACAAATGTATGATATTGGTACTGGATCACTAATTCGCTTGTGGACATGCCTTCCTACATAGTGTGGTAGGCAATTTCAGACACACTCATTGCTAACGGGTGtataaaaagtatttatatGTATCATTTTTTTATGAGACCTGAATATTAATGCCCATAGTTTTGTAATCGAATTTCCAACAGCAGTACAGTTCAAAGTCCACATtcatttgtccatatagtgtattagtTCTTTCTCTGCTATTCTTTATCTTGGCTCTATCTTTTCTTAAAGTGTTTACTGAAGTGTTACTCTGAAGCCTTTTTTCATAATTTACTAATAAGTTCTGTGTTTTAAACAGAATAAATCAGATGTTAAATCCATGTTTAATCCTTgaaatttattatatttgttgtcATTTACTGGCATAATAGCAAAGTATCACTTTCGgtctaaaaaaatttattaatagGGTTGTTTACATTCCAACCTCGTTAGGTTCCATTAGCTGCCATTTTAAAGTACAAGTGCACAGCTGCCAGGctattaaaaacatgtttttctgTGGCCATAGTAAAAATGCCATTGCAGTGAAAAGTTTACTGAAATTTAACGTTAGAGATATTTtggcattttaataattttcgcAACTGATACAGATTTATAATTTTGGAATTACATCTTAACACTTTCTTTTCTTGACAAAGAGACAATTGTTCCATAAACATTTTATTGGGTTTTATACACCACCAACTGAATTGTCTAAATTACTGTTTGCACATTCAGCTTAAAtttataaaagcattttttaacaaagaAGTATGTGTTTCAGTCATTAACAGAAAAAGTTGCAGAAATCAAAAATCCAAAACTGTAATGATATACATGTCCCTTAATAgtttatgtaaacatttaatcttTGATGTATATAATTggcaaatcatcatcatcacacagcACTCAGTAATGAAGAGTGATGTCTTTAACTTGTGACTGTGTTTagaatttataattatttacattttagtacattttttatttttttattattcagtaaGTCATTATTATATGTCCATATGTTATAGattatatacacataaataatacTGGATAAACATgcttgtgtgcgtgtgtgtgtgtgtgtgtgtgtgcgtgtgtgcgtgtgtgcgtgtgtgcgtgtgtgtgtgtgtgtggttactATAGTCATGATGTTCTGATGTCAGCAGTTCTGTCTCCATAGGAACAGAGTGAGAAGTGATGAGGTAATGATGTTGGAATACAGCAGTAATAAAGGTCTTATATAGGTAATAAACAATGTTAATTATACAATCAGTGAATCGTTGATTATGAATGAttcaacacactgatgtaagttcaAACATAGCAGGTAAATGTGGGTCTGTAGCTCAGTGTAGTGCTTGATTATTAGCTTGATTTTAAAGCTTATGGTTGTTAATATCTTAGCTATATtaatcaatcaaatcaaatgGGAATcaactatttttaattaatttttatttaataataaaattcaaTAAGTGATCAgttctaattttattgtatctactcataatttgacaatcaacatttaagcaatttgtgttggaatgtgaaGGGGTAGTTTACAGAAGTCCGTTTGTCGTCGCCTGTTGTTCGTAGAAAGAACGTCAGAGCAGCTCTTATACCTCTTATACCAGGCTTGGCTATAGTTTTTCTCAAATGGCAGTAAAATTTACCAATTAAATCTTTCCTCTAAATAGTTGGGGTTCACTAGTGCACAAAACAAAAGATTATTTAgtacaattttaatttaaatgatttataatttaaatttgAGGTTATaagaatgtatgtatgtatatatatatatatatatatatatatatatatatatatatatatatacatacatacttcactaactaaacatatataatgctaataatataaattaattattaaatcaaGCTGTTTTGATTGTTTTATTACTAATGTCCAGTGCATGTGTGATAAATTGCGCTAACCTACTACCTCTGGGATCAAGgattcgaatccccagcagtgctatcggccaggcaggcgtctacatacagacatgattggcaatgtcTGAGCAAGGTGAGGATGGTGAAGGATCGGCGTCCTGTctggagtgtgttactgcattgcatccTGAAATTCCAAGGAAGCCGGACTCAtcgtaaccctgaccaggataaagtggaggtaaaacattaaagagAAATCATTCATTAATGTCTTTTTCATGTTAACAACAAGGTAAGAGATAATGTTAATGTTACATACTGAAATGTGGTTAAGGTAATATGTGCTACTGTGTCAGAGTTTAGCGTTAGTGTGAGTATTGTGTTAACTGAATTCATGAGGTGATGATTCATGAGGTTCATGACTCCAGGGATTCACTTCCATTTTAGCCACAAGAACATTAGTAAGTTGGGTACTGTTGTTGATAGATGCTTCTGGATTTGCTTGTTTACAGAAATCTGGTCCACAAAGCTCTTGTTAAACATTTCTTATGCTGATGTTTCTTCCAGAGACAGTTTGGAAGCCGGTTTTTGTACTGTAGGTTTGTGTGAGCTCTTCTACTGCCATGTTTtggttgtcattttttttttttatggtcaTGTTGGAAATAAGTATATGCCAAACCCGCTAGTTAGAACAGATGACTACATACTTTTGATTATTTAGTGTATATTTTAGCCACTTTTTGAAAGATATAGCTATTAGTAGATGTACGGCATGTccagtttgtgtgtatgtgtgcatgttcaGTTAATTGTGtaattatgtaaatgtattgtgttCACAGTTGCATTGTGGGATTTTATTTCAGAAGCAAATGATAGGAAGACAGTTCGGAGCACCTCTTTATCCGTGACGACCAGGTGACTGCATTCACGAGTCTGACCAGCAGCCCACAAGCTCTGCCCGCAGTGCACCATCCACACCTTCTGACAGATGCTGTGTCTTACCTAAGCACCTGATTTTGAAAGCTCTGCATCCTTACAGATTGTCGGTGAGTCAATGGTGCTCTGTAATTGGCTGACGGAGCAGCCAGTCATACAAAGTAAGCATCCAATATCTGTGAGTGAACAGCAGCTCATTGTGTAGCTTGCGTGTGTTCATGTGAGCATGTTAATacatagtgtgtgtttgtgcgtgtgtgtgaataCATGATGTgctcatgtgtgtgtatgtgtgtgtgtttatacatgtcagtgttgtttgtgtgtatacatgtgtgttatagggtctgttcgaaaacctagtgatctctctacatagatgcattttacgtcatcctacacacgcTTCCGAGAAGAgagcatgtctaaattcttaattaccttaaaatgctgcctactgaggtgccttatttcaaagctgttatctgactgaataacaagggagcatccgatgcttacttagcggtgaaggcaatcccagcaggcagtaggcagcaaggcagctcactaggttttcagacagacccataatgtttctgtgtatataaatgttttgtttttgactgtatttgtgtgtgtacattttgtTCAAATGTTTTGTGCGTGTAGACGtgtgttggagtgtgtttgcatgaatgttgtgtttgtgtatatacaggTGCGTTAAGAGTGTCTATTTACATGTTGCAGTGTGTTTGCATAAatgttgtgttaatgtttgtataTACAGATGTGTTTATGCATGTGCATGTGCATACATGttgtgtgttggagtgtgtgtgtcactGGTTTTCTGGATTGACTCGGTCCTGGAAGATGTACAGGTTATTAGAGGCGGCGATGGCAATGATATTTTCGTCCGGGTGCCATGCCATGTGCAGGATCTTCTTCCTAAAGTCCAGGCTGTCTACGCCCACATCTCCACGGCGACGACGTCCCCCGGTGTACACTCTACGCGTCCTGAGCACCGCTCTTGGTTTACTGTTCTCACGCCAAGCCTCGAGCGTGACCCCACGACCTGAGTCCCGGTCGAACATTCGGAAAAAATTATTATATGCTCCGGTCATGATCACActaagagagagagggagaaagaGAGGTTAGACAGAGCTGAGGGGTGGGGCCAGATAAAGAGTAACAAACCTGGAGGCAGGGACAAGTGGAGGGCAGATAAAGCGAAGAAAAGGGCCAGGTTGGGTGGGGTAGGTGTTTGTGTGCTGGGATGGGGCCAGGTGGAGGTAAGAGAGAGCTAAAGGTTCAGGGCCAGGTAGGGGCAGCACAAGCTGGAACGGGTTTAGATGGAGGTTAGAGTAAGCTAAAGGGTCAGGACCAGGTAGGGGCATCGCAAACTAGGGGTGGGACCAGAAGGAGGTAAGAGAGAGATGAAGAAGTGAGGTCAGGAGGAGGGAAAAGAGACCAAGTTAGGGTTAAAGGGAGCTAAAGGGGTAATAggcaatggtagctcagtggtaaacAGGAATAGTAATCCGAATTGAAAATACCAAATAGCAACAACTATAATTAGTTAGTGCTATTAAAatgtcattgtgtgtgttggtgttagCTAGTTAGTagtgtggtgtgtgagtgttatGTTTTCTTACCTGTCTGTACTGTTCCACACACACTCGAACTTGTCGAAAATACAGTCGTTTTCATACAGTGAACACAGCTTACTGCGAAGGTACTCATGCACCTGCACAGATTAACACATGGTAACATTAACATACACATCattaacatacacacaaaacatcacacacatcaACATACTGTATACCCACACACTAACATCAGTAttaacatcaacacacacacacacacacacacacacacacacacacacaagtggaGGGCAGATAAAGCGAAGAAAAGGGCCAGGTTGGGTGGGGTAGGTGTTTGTGTGCTGGGATGGGGCCAGGTGGAGGTAAGAGAGAGCTAAAGGTTCAGGGCCAGGTAGGGGCAGCACAAGCTTGAACGGGTTTAGATGGAGGTTAGAGTAGGTTAGTTAGTTATGGAGGTTAGTGCAgcggtctgttacactagcccaccacagcCGAGGTCCAGGttggaatctcagcagtgccatCGGCAGGAAGGGCATCTACACTGACAGAACTGGATATCTCTACAGTGgaagatggccaaagccctCCAGTAGGGTTTTTCATCAACATAAACCCACACACTAACATCAATATTAACATCAACACATGGTAACATCAACGTACACATAATCAACATACACATGAACcgaaacacacatgaacatttacatcaaaacacacactcatacatatttATCAATCAACTttatcaacacacatcaatataaacccacacacagacatcaATAttaacatcaacacacacatcaTTAGATGCGGTGGTGCAGCGATCTGTTCAGGttggaatctcagcagtgctatcagccggaagggcatccacacagacatgattggctatgtctagagGGGaaggtggccaaagccctgcagtAGGGTTTTTCATGTGTTGCGCCCTGCATTTCTCAGTGAAACTGGgcctgctgtgaccctgaccaggataaagcaattgaTGATTGTTAACAGTAACATCAACATCAGCTTTAACGTGAACACACATATCAATTTAAAggtcataatgaatattaacatcaacacacacattaacaccaaCATCAACAATAACATCCACAAACACTTTACAATAACACACCCATCAAGACATCAAAATAACATTAAGCATAGGTGAGGGAACTTCATACCTGGTACGTCTCAACAGGTCCTTTCTCCATGTTTAGATCCCACACCTTCACCGTGAGGTAATCTCGAGTGAGCAGGTATCTTCCACTGTGACTGAACTTCACATCCGACACTGAGGAAATGATCTCTGAGAAGAACGAACGATTCCCGGGATCTTCAGGTTCCTCAAAAACTAAACACAAAGACacgaaattatttaaatgtttcataTAAAACTCAAACTAAGATTgaaaatgtctttaaaaaaaatttgtttctGACTTGTCCAGGAGTATAtaagtttgtatgtatgtgtactcacttttggtGTGACTGTCACATAGGGCGGAGCTCCTCATATCACACAGGCGCAGTGAG
The sequence above is drawn from the Trichomycterus rosablanca isolate fTriRos1 chromosome 14, fTriRos1.hap1, whole genome shotgun sequence genome and encodes:
- the wfs1a gene encoding wolframin, with product MEDSAPHTHLRETDMASNDTTVAPTMPSPSPTPPTDPSTSAAPSALPTQGRGFARLAKKVILETRKMKEEEQERAEREEEAAEEDLSFEELVERAKAGDPKAQSSLGKHYLNLGAESDADVNNRLAVDWLVKAAKQGRRDAAKLLQLCWIQRKGITPENEEEVRTLSRESKFEQAVRRAAMMMYWKLNPDRKEKLDKSEILQNFSQVNADPESRYSGAPDVQTQRKILESMVSNQKDSSFMDVEGFVEMTKKYTQNITHTGQGNETETNGATGGMREWNHITALDKEQKEAYPVPQKKSSWPGQMMLDTKHSMKKAMDIKSYFLGLQYPLHLILEMKEHLIDWASRAGVQWLSTIIPTQHVNALVFFFIISNLSVNLFFFFIPLLTFYLAFISMAICTLRIFRSSKCWQNFSALAALLRHFEPELDVESHFGWNQLEQHLYFLVSVCFVIFSFPLADKRWIPCSELCTVAIIFTALSYASLTPAAASYTRWALIIEVASSLCGLTSRLPEDFVMLRILGRTFMTVPIGESVVLTISLPCLLYIYLFYLFFSMARMHGFRGTYCFLVPYLVCFMWLEFSVVLLQHSTLIGLIRTCVAYFLILFALPVLAMGLAVMLVIQMVKWFVELELTKLMVTLAVCVVPVTLRLWTRFSLSILSVLRSVTHRGPVKLILLCLFAVLLVCLGYVYSAEGLKVYNSTVTWEQYDSVCGPSAWKEQGITRTQIICSHLEGHRVTWQGKFQGVRVAETENGAQSLINLLPVFMADWLRCLYGNEYPSCEGRNDTTPVQNHMNVNASVLLQMQEEEELCRIKSVAKHRCHVKRFDKYRFEVTVRRQVSMGEPEDIEGDILLLASHEFKQVLLNLDKGSMVEFSTKLEGKLGSKQPRFELKAINCLDCSSSLLPEGGQVKIERNWRKSVQAALKFAFDFFFSPLLSARIRV